Proteins encoded within one genomic window of Cellulomonas xiejunii:
- the prfB gene encoding peptide chain release factor 2: MATTDFPAELRQLRTTLESIETVSDPTALEAKIELLSDQASVPNLWDDPDEGQRVTSALSAAQSELDRVNRLRSRINDLETLVEMAAEENDEDTLAEAEAELVGIRKDLRELEIRTLLAGPYDQRDAVVTIRAGAGGVDAADFAEMLLRMYLRWAERHGYPTTVLDTSYAEEAGLKSATFEVKTPYAFGHLSVEAGTHRLVRISPFDNQGRRQTSFAAVEVIPLIEQTDSVDIPESEIKVDVFRSSGPGGQSVNTTDSAVRMTHIPTGIVVSMQNEKSQIQNRAAALRVLQSRLLLQRQEQERAAKKEMAGDVKASWGDQMRSYVLQPYQMVKDLRTEHEVGNPSAVFDGEIDDFIEAGVRWRRAQQGIDD; this comes from the coding sequence GTGGCCACCACCGACTTTCCCGCCGAGCTCCGCCAGCTGCGCACCACGCTGGAGTCGATCGAGACGGTGAGCGACCCGACCGCCCTCGAGGCGAAGATCGAGCTGCTCTCCGACCAGGCCTCGGTGCCGAACCTCTGGGACGACCCGGACGAGGGTCAGCGGGTGACGAGCGCGCTGTCCGCCGCGCAGTCCGAGCTGGACCGCGTCAACCGGCTCCGCTCGCGCATCAACGACCTCGAGACGCTCGTCGAGATGGCCGCCGAGGAGAACGACGAGGACACGCTGGCCGAGGCGGAGGCCGAGCTCGTCGGCATCCGCAAGGACCTGCGTGAGCTCGAGATCCGCACCCTGCTGGCAGGCCCGTACGACCAGCGCGACGCCGTCGTGACGATCCGCGCCGGCGCCGGTGGCGTCGACGCCGCGGACTTCGCCGAGATGCTCCTGCGCATGTACCTGCGCTGGGCCGAGCGGCACGGGTACCCCACGACGGTGCTCGACACGTCGTACGCCGAGGAGGCGGGCCTCAAGAGCGCGACCTTCGAGGTGAAGACGCCCTACGCGTTCGGCCACCTCTCGGTCGAGGCCGGGACGCACCGGCTGGTGCGCATCTCGCCGTTCGACAACCAGGGCCGGCGCCAGACCTCCTTCGCGGCGGTCGAGGTCATCCCGCTGATCGAGCAGACCGACTCGGTCGACATCCCCGAGTCCGAGATCAAGGTCGACGTGTTCCGCTCGTCCGGTCCCGGCGGGCAGTCGGTCAACACGACCGACTCCGCGGTCCGCATGACGCACATCCCCACCGGCATCGTCGTGTCGATGCAGAACGAGAAGTCGCAGATCCAGAACCGTGCGGCCGCGCTGCGCGTCCTGCAGTCCCGGCTGCTCCTGCAGCGCCAGGAGCAGGAGCGGGCCGCGAAGAAGGAGATGGCCGGCGACGTGAAGGCGAGCTGGGGCGACCAGATGCGCTCCTACGTCCTGCAGCCGTACCAGATGGTCAAGGACCTGCGCACCGAGCACGAGGTGGGCAACCCGTCGGCCGTGTTCGACGGTGAGATCGACGACTTCATCGAGGCAGGCGTGCGCTGGCGCCGCGCCCAGCAGGGCATCGACGACTGA
- the ftsE gene encoding cell division ATP-binding protein FtsE — MIRFENVTKVYARGARPALDRVSLDVERGEFVFLVGASGSGKSTFLRLVMREERASAGRVYVAGKELGTLSSWKVPHLRRQIGAVFQDFRLLPTKSVFENVAFALQVIGKPRHHILTTVPDVLEMVGLAGKEKRRPHELSGGEQQRVAIARAFVNRPSILLADEPTGNLDPTTSLGIMRLLDRINRTGTTVVMATHDDEIVDQMRKRVIELSTGEMVRDQSRGVYGSDR; from the coding sequence GTGATCCGGTTCGAGAACGTGACGAAGGTCTACGCGCGAGGCGCCAGGCCCGCGCTGGACCGGGTGTCGCTCGACGTCGAACGCGGCGAGTTCGTCTTCCTCGTCGGGGCCTCCGGGTCCGGCAAGTCGACCTTCCTGCGGCTCGTGATGCGTGAGGAGCGCGCGTCGGCAGGCCGGGTGTACGTCGCGGGCAAGGAGCTCGGCACGCTGTCGAGCTGGAAGGTCCCGCACCTGCGCCGGCAGATCGGTGCGGTGTTCCAGGACTTCCGGCTGCTGCCCACCAAGTCGGTGTTCGAGAACGTCGCGTTCGCCCTGCAGGTGATCGGCAAGCCGCGCCACCACATCCTGACGACCGTGCCCGACGTCCTCGAGATGGTCGGCCTGGCGGGCAAGGAGAAGCGCCGTCCGCACGAGCTGTCCGGTGGTGAGCAGCAGCGCGTCGCGATCGCCCGCGCCTTCGTCAACCGGCCGTCGATCCTGCTGGCCGACGAGCCCACCGGCAACCTCGACCCGACGACGTCCCTGGGGATCATGCGCCTGCTCGACCGCATCAACCGCACCGGCACCACCGTCGTCATGGCGACCCACGACGACGAGATCGTCGACCAGATGCGCAAGCGCGTCATCGAGCTGAGCACGGGCGAGATGGTGCGCGACCAGTCGCGCGGCGTCTACGGCTCGGACCGCTGA
- the ftsX gene encoding permease-like cell division protein FtsX, whose translation MRAQFILSEIGIGLRRNLSMTISVVLVTFVCLTFLGAAALLQAQIDKMKDDWYDKVEVSVFLCPSNSAAPTCAAGEVTQEQRDDILAALETPQVAEFVQEIYPESKEQAFEAFQRQFGDQFWASAATADDMNASLRIKLTDPEQYQVVADVVSGRPGVESVEDQRRLFDNLFLVLDRATWAAAGLAGIMLLAAVLLITTTIRLSALSRKRETGIMRLVGASTLFIQLPFMLEGAIAATLGAAMAIGGLWLGVEYLVADWLGQSVTWIPYVSTSDVLAIAPLLVIVAFVLAAISSLVTLSRYTKV comes from the coding sequence ATGCGCGCCCAGTTCATCCTCTCCGAGATCGGCATCGGCCTGCGCCGCAACCTGTCGATGACGATCTCGGTCGTCCTCGTCACGTTCGTCTGCCTGACGTTCCTGGGCGCCGCGGCGCTGCTGCAGGCGCAGATCGACAAGATGAAGGACGACTGGTACGACAAGGTCGAGGTCTCGGTCTTCCTCTGCCCGTCGAACTCCGCGGCACCGACGTGCGCGGCCGGGGAGGTGACGCAGGAGCAGCGTGACGACATCCTCGCGGCCCTCGAGACGCCGCAGGTCGCCGAGTTCGTCCAGGAGATCTACCCCGAGTCCAAGGAGCAGGCCTTCGAGGCGTTCCAGCGGCAGTTCGGCGACCAGTTCTGGGCGTCCGCAGCCACCGCGGACGACATGAACGCGTCCCTGCGCATCAAGCTCACCGACCCGGAGCAGTACCAGGTCGTCGCCGACGTGGTCTCGGGGCGTCCGGGGGTCGAGTCGGTGGAGGACCAGCGCCGGCTGTTCGACAACCTGTTCCTGGTGCTCGACCGCGCGACCTGGGCCGCCGCCGGGCTGGCCGGGATCATGCTGCTCGCAGCGGTCCTGCTCATCACGACGACGATCCGGCTGTCGGCGCTGAGCCGCAAGCGCGAGACCGGCATCATGCGGCTCGTCGGCGCCTCCACGCTGTTCATCCAGCTGCCCTTCATGCTGGAGGGCGCCATCGCCGCGACGCTGGGGGCCGCGATGGCGATCGGCGGCCTGTGGCTGGGGGTCGAGTACCTGGTGGCGGACTGGCTGGGGCAGTCCGTGACCTGGATCCCGTACGTGAGCACGTCCGACGTGCTGGCGATCGCCCCGTTGCTCGTGATCGTGGCCTTCGTCCTGGCGGCCATCTCCTCCCTGGTCACTCTCAGCCGCTACACGAAGGTATGA
- a CDS encoding peptidoglycan DD-metalloendopeptidase family protein — MRRADRTPPTAAPRRPLQALVAVLSAICVAVPALLAASTPAVADDLSNRRAATEQRAAAADQRAADLAEAIEELSGELAAALTRLAEVEAQLPVAQARLDAAVAAAQAAQREAEILAARLQAARDEEAAITEQIVVDDEREKEIRSAIGQMAREAYKGGRDVSGMSVILDAESSQDFVEKYGLVSTALRTQTQVLDELTALAAKNKNAQARQAAVRAKVDELKLAADQKLEEARQAQAEAETAKAEVERLVVEQEQRKADIESRKSEAQAQVAANDAERAQVGRELAAIIEAQRVQREKEEEARRAAANAGGGGGGGGGGGGGSAQPGGVRPGALFANPTAHNPMVVTSEYGNRLHPVLGYWRLHAGIDLRDRCGEPVYAGREGTVQWARHRSGYGGQVMVDHGWVNGSSLMSSYNHMSSFAVGSGARVRAGQLLGYAGNTGTSAACHLHFEVYVNGGTVNPRSYLGL, encoded by the coding sequence ATGCGCCGAGCCGACCGCACGCCACCCACCGCCGCGCCGCGGCGACCGCTGCAGGCGCTCGTCGCGGTGCTGTCCGCGATCTGCGTGGCGGTGCCGGCGCTCCTGGCCGCCTCGACGCCCGCGGTGGCCGACGACCTGTCGAACCGTCGCGCGGCGACGGAGCAGCGCGCCGCGGCCGCCGACCAGCGGGCGGCCGACCTGGCGGAGGCGATCGAGGAGCTCAGCGGCGAGCTCGCGGCCGCGCTGACGAGGCTCGCCGAGGTCGAGGCGCAGCTCCCCGTCGCGCAGGCGCGGCTCGACGCGGCGGTCGCGGCCGCGCAGGCTGCGCAGCGTGAGGCCGAGATCCTTGCGGCCAGGCTCCAGGCCGCGCGCGACGAGGAGGCGGCGATCACGGAGCAGATCGTGGTCGACGACGAGCGTGAGAAGGAGATCCGCTCGGCCATCGGGCAGATGGCCCGCGAGGCGTACAAGGGCGGGCGCGACGTCTCCGGCATGAGCGTGATCCTCGACGCCGAGAGCTCGCAGGACTTCGTCGAGAAGTACGGCCTGGTGTCGACCGCGCTGCGCACCCAGACGCAGGTGCTCGACGAGCTGACGGCTCTGGCGGCCAAGAACAAGAACGCTCAGGCGCGTCAGGCTGCGGTCCGGGCGAAGGTCGACGAGCTCAAGCTCGCGGCCGACCAGAAGCTCGAGGAGGCCCGCCAGGCGCAGGCGGAGGCCGAGACGGCCAAGGCCGAGGTGGAGCGGCTCGTCGTCGAGCAGGAGCAGCGCAAGGCCGACATCGAGTCGCGCAAGTCGGAGGCGCAGGCGCAGGTCGCGGCGAACGACGCGGAGCGTGCGCAGGTCGGGCGCGAGCTCGCGGCGATCATCGAGGCGCAGCGCGTCCAGCGGGAGAAGGAGGAGGAGGCGCGGCGTGCCGCCGCGAACGCCGGCGGTGGCGGCGGGGGAGGCGGTGGCGGAGGTGGCGGGAGCGCGCAGCCCGGCGGCGTGCGCCCCGGTGCGTTGTTCGCCAACCCGACCGCCCACAACCCGATGGTCGTGACCTCGGAGTACGGCAACCGGCTGCACCCCGTGCTGGGCTACTGGCGGCTGCACGCGGGCATCGACCTGCGGGACCGCTGCGGCGAGCCCGTGTACGCCGGCCGTGAGGGCACCGTGCAGTGGGCACGTCACCGCAGCGGGTACGGCGGTCAGGTGATGGTCGACCACGGCTGGGTCAACGGGTCGTCGCTGATGTCCAGCTACAACCACATGTCGTCGTTCGCGGTGGGCAGTGGCGCGCGCGTGCGTGCCGGTCAGCTGCTCGGGTACGCCGGCAACACCGGGACGTCGGCGGCGTGCCACCTGCACTTCGAGGTGTACGTCAACGGCGGCACCGTGAACCCGCGCTCGTACCTCGGGCTCTGA
- the smpB gene encoding SsrA-binding protein SmpB has protein sequence MAKAKADGRTMVAANRKARHDYLIQDVLEAGLVLTGTEVKALRAGRASLVDGWGEIDGGEAWLHGVHIPEYSQGTWTNHAPRRKRKMLLHREEIERLEAKTREKGHTIVPLALYFLDGRAKVEIALAVGKREWDKRQALRERQDNLESQRAMRERRDR, from the coding sequence GTGGCGAAGGCGAAGGCCGACGGCCGCACGATGGTCGCCGCCAACCGCAAGGCCCGGCACGACTACCTGATCCAGGACGTCCTCGAGGCCGGGCTCGTGCTCACGGGCACCGAGGTCAAGGCGTTGCGCGCGGGTCGCGCGTCCCTCGTCGACGGCTGGGGCGAGATCGACGGCGGCGAGGCGTGGCTGCACGGCGTGCACATCCCCGAGTACTCGCAGGGCACGTGGACCAACCACGCGCCGCGCCGCAAGCGCAAGATGCTCCTGCACCGCGAGGAGATCGAGCGGCTCGAGGCGAAGACGCGCGAGAAGGGGCACACGATCGTGCCCCTCGCGCTGTACTTCCTCGACGGGCGCGCGAAGGTCGAGATCGCGCTGGCCGTCGGCAAGCGGGAGTGGGACAAGCGCCAGGCCCTGCGCGAGCGCCAGGACAACCTGGAGTCGCAGCGCGCGATGCGGGAGCGCCGCGACCGGTGA
- a CDS encoding DUF2207 domain-containing protein has protein sequence MNPAHSTSDRPAPADPALSRAVRRLAVLTLVLLLALGAILLAPPVAFAGSDRADLTSGREITRYDVTADAAPDGTVDVVIDFDFDFGDDPGHGPYLTFPTRVSYDDEKDRFFDFGDVRVTSSTGAPADLHREDETSAVVLRIGDEDVDDVSGVQTYRVEMTVDGWINPANAQHSGDELYWNVIGPGWEVPLSDLSVTVTGPAPVQGAACFVGPERSTTPCDDATTTGTSATFTQGVVTVGHQFTTVTGWPGGTFPGVQPILRDKPDPVLPLRPLTVGGGVAAAVVLLGGGLAIGRVRRTGRDRAYLGLTPGLRPADGFQPATGYRDHRAPVAVQFQPPEGARPGEIGTLVDEKADPVDVTATIIDLAVRGWLRIEEVPRTNPRKKSKDWTLVRLRPGTEGLLPFEAWLLSDLFEKSDEVRLSELKATFASSLAKVQSMLYDHVTSVGWFRANPKSVRTTWIVVGILLASAGLFGALVATAIQVVPGLALVGIALLLVGVLVLVLSGSAPARTPDGTAVLAQALGFRRYLATAEADQIRFEEGQDVFSRYLPYAIVFGLADRWSRVFAELAAQGVAVAAPIWYVGAYPPGADGFWGAGFVGALDRFESITTAAISAPTPGSSGDSGFSGGGFSGGGVGGGGGGGW, from the coding sequence GTGAACCCCGCGCACTCCACCTCGGACCGACCCGCGCCGGCAGACCCCGCGCTGTCGCGCGCGGTGCGTCGCCTCGCGGTCCTGACGCTCGTCCTGCTGCTCGCGCTCGGCGCGATCCTGCTCGCCCCGCCGGTGGCCTTCGCCGGCTCGGACCGCGCGGACCTGACCAGCGGCCGGGAGATCACGCGCTACGACGTGACGGCTGACGCGGCGCCCGACGGCACGGTGGACGTCGTCATCGACTTCGACTTCGACTTCGGTGACGACCCCGGTCACGGCCCCTACCTGACGTTCCCCACGCGCGTGTCGTACGACGACGAGAAGGACCGGTTCTTCGACTTCGGCGACGTGCGGGTCACGAGCTCCACAGGCGCCCCGGCGGACCTGCATCGCGAGGACGAGACCTCCGCGGTGGTCCTGCGGATCGGTGACGAGGACGTCGACGACGTGTCGGGCGTGCAGACGTACCGCGTCGAGATGACCGTGGACGGCTGGATCAACCCCGCCAACGCCCAGCACTCCGGTGACGAGCTGTACTGGAACGTGATCGGCCCCGGCTGGGAGGTCCCGTTGTCGGACCTGTCGGTGACGGTCACGGGCCCCGCGCCGGTGCAGGGTGCCGCGTGCTTCGTCGGGCCCGAGAGGTCGACGACGCCGTGCGACGACGCGACGACGACCGGCACGTCCGCGACCTTCACGCAGGGCGTCGTCACGGTCGGGCACCAGTTCACGACCGTCACCGGCTGGCCCGGGGGGACCTTCCCCGGCGTGCAGCCGATCCTGCGCGACAAGCCGGACCCGGTCCTGCCGCTGCGTCCCCTGACCGTCGGTGGCGGCGTGGCGGCCGCTGTCGTCCTGCTCGGTGGAGGCCTCGCGATCGGCCGCGTGCGGCGGACCGGTCGCGACCGCGCGTACCTCGGCCTCACGCCCGGCCTGCGGCCGGCCGACGGGTTCCAGCCCGCGACCGGGTACCGGGACCACCGCGCACCCGTGGCCGTGCAGTTCCAGCCGCCGGAGGGTGCTCGCCCGGGGGAGATCGGCACGCTCGTCGACGAGAAGGCCGACCCCGTCGACGTGACCGCGACGATCATCGACCTCGCGGTCCGGGGGTGGCTCCGCATCGAGGAGGTGCCCCGCACGAACCCGCGCAAGAAGTCGAAGGACTGGACGCTGGTGCGCCTGCGGCCCGGCACCGAGGGGCTGCTGCCGTTCGAGGCGTGGCTGCTCAGCGACCTCTTCGAGAAGAGTGACGAGGTCAGGCTCTCGGAGCTCAAGGCGACGTTCGCCTCCTCGCTCGCCAAGGTCCAGAGCATGCTCTACGACCACGTCACGAGCGTCGGCTGGTTCCGGGCCAACCCGAAGAGCGTGCGGACGACGTGGATCGTCGTCGGCATCCTGCTCGCCTCGGCGGGGTTGTTCGGGGCCCTCGTCGCGACGGCGATCCAGGTGGTTCCTGGGCTCGCGCTCGTGGGGATCGCCCTGTTGCTCGTGGGTGTGCTGGTCCTCGTCCTCAGCGGGTCCGCCCCGGCCCGCACACCGGACGGCACCGCCGTGCTCGCGCAGGCGCTCGGGTTCCGCCGCTACCTGGCCACGGCGGAGGCCGACCAGATCCGGTTCGAGGAGGGGCAGGACGTCTTCAGCCGGTACCTGCCGTACGCGATCGTCTTCGGCCTCGCCGACCGGTGGTCGCGCGTGTTCGCGGAGCTCGCGGCACAGGGCGTCGCCGTCGCGGCTCCGATCTGGTACGTCGGCGCGTACCCGCCGGGGGCCGACGGGTTCTGGGGAGCGGGCTTCGTCGGTGCGCTCGACCGGTTCGAGTCGATCACCACGGCGGCCATCTCGGCGCCGACGCCCGGCTCGTCCGGGGACTCGGGGTTCAGCGGTGGGGGCTTCTCGGGCGGTGGCGTCGGCGGCGGCGGTGGCGGCGGCTGGTGA
- a CDS encoding NAD(P)/FAD-dependent oxidoreductase, translating to MASTQRPHDVVVVGSGFGGLFTTRALARVPGVRVTVVSGVNHHLFQPLLYQVATGILSAGEVAPATRDVLRLQRNARVVLGVVEDVDLDAREVVHRSPMGVSRTRYDSLVVAAGAGQSYFGNDRFAEHAPGLKSLDDAMEVRARIFGAFEMAELTDDPEVVDRLLTFVVVGAGPTGVEMAGQVAELAHRVLPGEFRRIDPTKARILLVDPVPQVLPGYPDELAAAATRELEHVGVEVWTGWKVVDVDEASVTVEDDGGQRRVIPSVCKVWAAGVAGAPVGRVLAERAGIETTRSGQVPVEDDCTLPGHPEVFVIGDLMRHGKLPGVAQVAIQSGQHAADQIRRRLADEPTGQEFVYRDKGSMATVSRFFAVAQIGSVRTSGLAAWGLWLGVHLLYLVGFKNRVTTLLHWAVSFVGRARSERASTWQQVVARNTLRRTGESALGSRADGT from the coding sequence ATGGCATCGACCCAGCGCCCGCACGACGTGGTGGTCGTGGGATCCGGTTTCGGCGGCCTCTTCACGACCCGGGCGCTCGCCCGCGTCCCCGGCGTGCGCGTCACAGTCGTCAGCGGCGTGAACCACCACCTCTTCCAGCCGCTGCTGTACCAGGTGGCCACGGGCATCCTGTCCGCGGGTGAGGTCGCGCCCGCGACGCGCGACGTGCTGCGTCTCCAGCGCAACGCGCGCGTGGTCCTCGGTGTCGTGGAGGACGTCGATCTCGACGCGCGGGAGGTCGTGCACCGCTCGCCGATGGGCGTGAGCCGGACCCGCTACGACTCGCTCGTGGTGGCTGCCGGGGCCGGCCAGTCGTACTTCGGCAACGACCGGTTCGCCGAGCACGCGCCGGGTCTCAAGAGCCTCGACGACGCGATGGAGGTCCGCGCGCGGATCTTCGGCGCGTTCGAGATGGCCGAGCTCACCGACGACCCCGAGGTCGTCGACCGGCTCCTGACGTTCGTCGTCGTCGGCGCCGGCCCGACGGGCGTCGAGATGGCCGGGCAGGTCGCCGAGCTCGCGCACCGCGTGCTGCCCGGCGAGTTCCGGCGGATCGATCCCACGAAGGCCCGGATCCTGCTCGTCGACCCGGTGCCGCAGGTGCTGCCCGGCTACCCGGACGAGCTGGCCGCCGCGGCGACGCGCGAGCTCGAGCACGTCGGGGTGGAGGTCTGGACGGGGTGGAAGGTCGTCGACGTCGACGAGGCGTCGGTCACCGTGGAGGACGACGGCGGGCAGCGGCGCGTCATCCCGTCGGTGTGCAAGGTGTGGGCCGCCGGTGTCGCGGGCGCACCCGTGGGCCGCGTGCTCGCCGAGCGCGCGGGCATCGAGACGACCCGCTCGGGTCAGGTCCCGGTCGAGGACGACTGCACGCTGCCCGGACACCCCGAGGTGTTCGTCATCGGCGACCTCATGCGCCACGGCAAGCTCCCCGGCGTCGCGCAGGTCGCGATCCAGAGCGGGCAGCACGCCGCCGACCAGATCCGACGGCGGCTGGCGGACGAACCCACCGGTCAGGAGTTCGTCTACCGCGACAAGGGCAGCATGGCCACGGTCTCGCGGTTCTTCGCGGTCGCGCAGATCGGTTCTGTCCGGACGTCCGGCCTCGCGGCGTGGGGACTGTGGCTGGGCGTCCACCTGCTGTACCTGGTGGGGTTCAAGAACCGGGTCACGACACTGCTGCACTGGGCCGTGTCGTTCGTCGGCCGTGCCCGGTCCGAGCGGGCCTCGACGTGGCAGCAGGTCGTGGCCCGCAACACGCTGCGACGCACGGGCGAGAGCGCCCTCGGGTCACGCGCGGACGGCACCTGA
- a CDS encoding RecQ family ATP-dependent DNA helicase yields MTTTTDSTTGTRLDEAVQRVLGEGSALRQAQRDALAGLAVHDTVLVARTGAGKTAVYAIATLLAARLTVVVSPLIALQRDQERALEEAGLRVASVSSARTAREQRDALEAAGSGGLDVLLLGPEQLQRSVVLDALSGADVGLVVVDEAHCVAEWGHDFRPDYLLVGSAVRRLGAPRLLALTATASTHVRDEIIARLGMRDPRVLVHDADRPNIWLGARPAASQDERDAVVCRLAAEEPGAVIVYARTRAHCEELAERLASVRPASVYHAGLPAAERAATQDRFLSGEDDLVVATSAFGMGIDRPDVRLVVHAGPPATLDQYYQEVGRAGRDEEPARAVVVVRAQDHALARYQRSGGGPRPATLLRVLHALATTPGDQATLAEATGLGRRTVARALGTLQHVGAVRDDGGTLRLADDADARQVLADVHEARERRARLEASRVDLVRTYTDTTDCRRRLLLELLGEERRDPCGLCDSCDGGTSMAVSAQRVRPGRRVHHQEFGDGSVTVVEAERVTVLFEDRGYVTLDTQIALDARLLTVRGR; encoded by the coding sequence GTGACGACGACGACGGACAGCACGACGGGGACGAGGCTCGACGAGGCGGTGCAGCGCGTGCTGGGCGAGGGCTCCGCGCTCCGCCAGGCGCAGCGCGACGCGCTGGCGGGGCTGGCGGTGCACGACACGGTGCTCGTGGCCCGCACAGGCGCGGGCAAGACGGCGGTGTACGCGATCGCGACCCTGCTCGCGGCGCGGCTGACCGTCGTCGTCTCGCCGCTGATCGCCCTGCAGCGGGACCAGGAGCGGGCCCTGGAGGAGGCCGGTCTGCGGGTCGCCTCGGTGAGCTCGGCGCGGACGGCGCGCGAGCAGCGCGACGCCCTGGAAGCAGCCGGGTCCGGTGGCCTCGACGTGCTGCTGCTCGGGCCCGAGCAGCTCCAGCGCAGTGTCGTGCTCGACGCGCTGAGCGGTGCCGACGTCGGTCTGGTCGTCGTCGACGAGGCGCACTGCGTCGCCGAGTGGGGTCACGACTTCCGCCCCGACTACCTCCTGGTCGGGTCCGCGGTCCGACGGCTCGGCGCCCCGCGGCTGCTTGCGCTGACGGCGACCGCGTCGACGCACGTGCGCGACGAGATCATCGCGCGCCTGGGCATGCGCGACCCGCGCGTGCTGGTGCACGACGCGGACCGGCCGAACATCTGGCTGGGTGCGCGGCCCGCGGCGTCCCAGGACGAGCGGGACGCCGTGGTGTGCCGGCTCGCTGCCGAGGAGCCCGGTGCGGTCATCGTGTACGCGCGGACCCGGGCGCACTGCGAGGAGCTCGCGGAACGGCTCGCGTCGGTGCGTCCCGCGTCCGTCTACCACGCAGGGCTGCCGGCCGCGGAGCGCGCGGCCACGCAGGACCGCTTCCTGTCCGGCGAGGACGACCTGGTGGTCGCCACGTCGGCGTTCGGCATGGGCATCGACCGTCCCGACGTGCGGCTCGTCGTGCATGCCGGCCCGCCGGCGACGCTCGACCAGTACTACCAGGAGGTCGGCCGTGCCGGCCGCGACGAGGAGCCCGCGCGCGCGGTCGTGGTGGTCAGGGCGCAGGACCACGCGCTGGCGCGCTACCAGCGCTCCGGGGGCGGTCCGCGGCCCGCCACGCTGCTGCGCGTCCTGCACGCGCTTGCGACCACGCCGGGCGACCAGGCGACGCTCGCCGAGGCCACCGGCCTGGGACGCCGGACGGTCGCCCGTGCGCTGGGCACGCTGCAGCACGTCGGCGCGGTGCGCGACGACGGCGGCACGCTGCGGCTGGCGGACGACGCCGACGCCCGGCAGGTGCTCGCGGACGTGCACGAGGCCCGGGAGCGGCGGGCGCGTCTCGAGGCGTCACGCGTGGACCTCGTGCGCACGTACACCGACACCACGGACTGCCGCCGCCGGCTCCTGCTGGAGCTGCTCGGCGAGGAGCGTCGTGACCCGTGCGGGCTGTGCGACAGCTGCGACGGGGGCACGTCCATGGCGGTCTCCGCGCAGCGCGTGCGACCCGGCCGGCGCGTGCACCACCAGGAGTTCGGGGACGGCTCCGTCACCGTGGTGGAGGCCGAGCGGGTGACCGTGCTGTTCGAGGACCGCGGTTACGTCACGCTCGACACGCAGATCGCCCTCGACGCCAGGCTCCTCACGGTGCGGGGACGCTGA
- a CDS encoding DUF6480 family protein, translating into MSQPTSPDPDPANTPGLEPGGGVAPGDTPPGESSTSGASDRQPRTGSRGANWMAYVVIGLVVVFAALFFVGYAIGLAD; encoded by the coding sequence ATGAGCCAACCGACGAGCCCCGACCCGGACCCGGCGAACACGCCCGGACTCGAGCCCGGCGGCGGCGTGGCGCCGGGCGACACACCGCCCGGGGAGTCGTCGACATCGGGCGCCTCGGACCGCCAGCCACGCACGGGCTCGCGGGGCGCCAACTGGATGGCGTACGTGGTCATCGGCCTCGTCGTGGTGTTCGCGGCCCTGTTCTTCGTCGGGTACGCGATCGGCCTCGCCGACTGA
- a CDS encoding YwiC-like family protein encodes MSTPSVSATAPARRARRRRPGPGWVPRQHGAWAMLVVPPVVGGVLCGWSWRHVLLLVAWLVGYLAYHAAGLWLRSGRKARYRAPVVVYGATGLVLLGALLAVAPRLLVWAPVFAPLLTISLVASLRRADRSWLNDTVTVVAAALLTPVAAALGTGDPRPAAVWTATGVLGAYFLGTVPYVKSLIRERDDPRVRQVSVAYHVMVAALFALVHPLLGVVGALLAARAAIVPWRWPRVRPAVLGAGEVVATLVVTTVLLVAL; translated from the coding sequence ATGAGCACCCCGTCGGTGTCCGCGACGGCGCCTGCCCGCAGGGCGCGCCGTCGACGTCCTGGACCCGGCTGGGTCCCGCGGCAGCACGGCGCGTGGGCGATGCTGGTCGTGCCCCCCGTCGTCGGGGGAGTGCTCTGCGGGTGGTCGTGGCGCCACGTCCTGCTGCTGGTCGCGTGGCTGGTCGGGTACCTCGCCTACCACGCGGCGGGCCTGTGGCTGCGGTCCGGGCGCAAGGCCCGCTACCGGGCACCGGTGGTCGTGTACGGCGCGACCGGGCTCGTGCTGCTCGGGGCGCTGCTGGCGGTCGCGCCGCGCCTGCTGGTGTGGGCTCCCGTGTTCGCGCCGCTGCTGACGATCTCGCTCGTGGCGTCGTTGCGCCGGGCGGACCGCTCGTGGCTGAACGACACCGTCACGGTCGTGGCGGCAGCCCTGCTCACGCCCGTCGCGGCGGCGCTGGGGACGGGAGACCCGCGGCCGGCGGCCGTCTGGACCGCGACCGGCGTGCTCGGGGCATACTTCCTCGGCACGGTGCCCTACGTGAAGTCGCTGATCCGGGAGCGGGACGACCCCCGGGTGCGGCAGGTGTCGGTGGCGTACCACGTCATGGTCGCGGCGCTGTTCGCGCTCGTGCACCCGCTGCTGGGTGTCGTCGGGGCGCTGCTCGCCGCGCGTGCGGCGATCGTGCCGTGGCGATGGCCGCGGGTGCGCCCGGCGGTCCTCGGGGCCGGGGAGGTCGTCGCGACGCTCGTGGTCACGACGGTGCTGCTCGTCGCCCTCTGA